A stretch of the Photobacterium sp. CCB-ST2H9 genome encodes the following:
- the ppk1 gene encoding polyphosphate kinase 1, whose translation MSTEPLYIDKELSWLSFNERVLQEAADKSVPLIERVRFLGIFSSNTDEFYKVRFADVKRRILISQERGGDDNAKHLLSKIQSRVLKMNQDFDTLYNEILLEMARRNIFLVNEQQIDENQTEWLKRYFRNTILPHVTPILLTDDIELLQFLKDEYSYLAIDMKQGESSQYALVEIPTDQLPRFIKVPEAKGKNRKTLILLDNIIRLCLDDIFSGFFEYDSLSAYSMKMTRDAEYDLSQEVDHSLLEQMSEGLNQRLTAMPVRFVYQRDMPGEMIEKLCHLLKVSSYDSIIPGGRYHNFKDFISFPNIGRKYLENKPLPPLESYPFISARNAFEAIKAQDILLYYPYHTFNHMTEFVRQAAFDPKVRSIHINIYRVAKNSRIIDSMIDAANNGKQVTVVVELQARFDEEANIEWARRLTESDVRVVFGVPGLKIHSKLCLVTRQEDDAIVRYAHVGTGNFHEKTARIYTDFSLFTADPELTNEVRQVFSFIQNPYRPVKFNQLIVSPRNSRSRMYELIDNEIANAKQKLPSGITLKINNLVDKGLINRLYQASSAGVKINMIIRGMCSLVPDIPGVSDNIKIISIVDRFLEHPRVMVFENNGDPEIYISSADWMTRNIDNRIEVGCPIRQPELKQKIIDILNIQFSDTVKARVLDKTMGNEYVPRGNKRKIRSQIEIYDYLKQSEKKLQKQASQKAEDVITENNENAA comes from the coding sequence ATGAGTACTGAACCGCTGTATATTGACAAAGAACTTAGCTGGTTGTCATTCAACGAACGTGTCCTGCAGGAAGCGGCGGACAAGTCCGTTCCCCTGATTGAACGCGTCCGTTTTCTGGGCATTTTTTCCAGCAACACGGATGAGTTTTATAAAGTTCGCTTCGCAGATGTAAAACGGCGCATTCTCATCAGCCAGGAACGTGGCGGCGATGACAATGCCAAGCATCTGCTGAGTAAGATTCAAAGCCGGGTCCTCAAAATGAATCAGGATTTCGATACCCTGTATAACGAAATCCTGCTGGAAATGGCCCGGCGCAATATTTTTCTGGTCAATGAACAGCAAATTGATGAAAACCAGACCGAATGGCTGAAACGGTATTTTCGCAACACGATTCTGCCGCATGTCACCCCGATTCTGCTTACAGACGACATTGAGCTGCTGCAGTTTCTGAAAGATGAATATTCTTATCTGGCAATTGACATGAAACAGGGCGAATCCAGCCAGTATGCACTGGTGGAAATCCCGACAGATCAATTACCCCGATTCATCAAAGTTCCTGAAGCGAAAGGGAAGAACCGGAAAACGCTGATTCTTCTGGATAACATTATCCGGCTTTGTCTGGATGACATTTTCAGTGGTTTCTTCGAATACGACAGCCTGTCTGCTTACTCGATGAAAATGACCCGGGACGCTGAATACGATCTCAGTCAGGAAGTCGATCACAGTCTTCTGGAGCAGATGTCAGAAGGTCTGAATCAGCGTCTGACGGCCATGCCGGTTCGCTTTGTGTATCAGCGGGATATGCCGGGTGAAATGATTGAAAAGCTGTGCCATCTGCTCAAGGTTTCCAGCTATGACAGTATCATTCCGGGTGGCCGTTATCATAACTTCAAGGACTTCATCAGTTTCCCGAATATCGGCCGTAAGTATCTGGAGAACAAGCCACTCCCGCCACTTGAAAGTTACCCGTTTATCAGTGCTCGCAATGCGTTCGAGGCGATTAAGGCGCAGGATATTCTGCTGTATTACCCTTATCACACCTTTAACCACATGACGGAATTTGTCCGTCAGGCCGCATTTGACCCCAAGGTCCGCAGTATCCACATCAACATTTACCGGGTCGCGAAAAATTCTCGCATCATCGATTCCATGATTGACGCCGCCAACAACGGTAAACAAGTCACGGTCGTGGTCGAACTGCAGGCCCGTTTTGATGAAGAAGCGAATATTGAGTGGGCCAGACGCCTGACTGAATCAGATGTGCGTGTCGTATTCGGTGTTCCGGGGCTGAAAATACACTCGAAGTTATGTCTGGTGACGCGTCAGGAAGACGATGCGATCGTCCGGTATGCCCATGTCGGAACCGGCAACTTCCACGAGAAAACCGCCCGTATTTATACCGACTTTTCGCTCTTCACCGCTGATCCTGAACTGACCAATGAAGTCCGCCAGGTATTCAGTTTTATTCAGAACCCTTATCGTCCGGTGAAATTCAATCAGTTAATCGTGTCGCCCAGGAACTCCCGCAGCCGGATGTATGAACTGATCGACAATGAAATTGCCAATGCCAAGCAAAAACTGCCATCGGGCATTACACTGAAGATAAATAACCTGGTGGATAAAGGGCTGATTAACCGCTTGTATCAGGCCAGCAGCGCCGGTGTGAAGATCAATATGATCATCCGCGGTATGTGCTCTCTGGTACCGGATATCCCGGGCGTCAGCGATAACATTAAAATCATCAGTATCGTCGATCGCTTCCTGGAGCATCCGCGCGTCATGGTCTTTGAGAACAATGGCGATCCGGAGATTTATATTTCATCCGCCGACTGGATGACCCGGAACATCGACAACCGGATCGAAGTCGGCTGCCCGATCCGTCAGCCCGAACTGAAACAGAAGATCATTGATATTCTGAACATCCAGTTTTCCGATACGGTGAAAGCCCGGGTGCTGGATAAAACCATGGGCAACGAGTACGTGCCGCGCGGAAACAAACGCAAGATCCGCTCTCAGATTGAAATTTACGATTACCTGAAGCAATCAGAGAAAAAACTGCAAAAACAGGCCAGCCAGAAGGCTGAAGACGTCATTACTGAGAATAACGAAAACGCCGCATGA
- the ppx gene encoding exopolyphosphatase: protein MIEIDRPREIAAIDMGSNSFHMVVARVVGHSLQIVSRHKQRVHLADGLNDNMELDQAAIQRGLSCLAMFAERIQGFDPENVRIAATYTLRQARNAQVFLMRAESVLPYPIEIIPGTEEARLIFLGVAHTQHEPGQKLVVDIGGGSTELIIGEGFEPKLQYSKHMGCVSYNLHYFPEGKISAKAMANAQMAALQKMESIASQYKKLGWEAAIGASGTIKAIREVIIAQGHADGIITKERLEEVVKRVTACKHSDELALPGLTDDRKPVFAAGVAILSAVFSALKIEGMVFSDGALREGLLYEMEERFRHSDIRSRTAIAMATQYNVDIDQANRVRDTAEQIYRQATSNGTHTELAALLSWGAQLHEVGLSISYPGFHRHSAYLLRHSTMPGFNLEEQTVLATLVRFQRKSLKLDEMPELSIYKRKHLYPMIRALRLAVALHGQRTDEALPSMVLTADKEKWLLSLPDGWQTNNRLLAADLTKEQDYWRKAGWELVINPLEELD, encoded by the coding sequence ATGATAGAGATCGATCGTCCCCGAGAAATCGCAGCCATCGATATGGGCTCCAACAGCTTCCATATGGTGGTGGCCCGGGTGGTCGGCCACAGCCTGCAGATCGTCAGCCGCCACAAACAGCGTGTGCATCTGGCTGACGGCCTGAATGACAACATGGAACTGGATCAGGCCGCCATTCAGCGCGGCCTGAGTTGTCTGGCGATGTTTGCCGAACGGATTCAGGGGTTTGACCCGGAAAATGTCCGTATTGCCGCCACCTATACCCTGCGCCAGGCCCGGAATGCCCAGGTCTTCCTGATGCGGGCAGAAAGTGTCCTGCCTTACCCGATTGAAATCATTCCGGGAACCGAAGAAGCCCGGCTGATTTTTCTGGGTGTCGCCCATACTCAGCATGAACCCGGCCAGAAGCTGGTCGTGGATATCGGAGGCGGCAGTACTGAACTGATTATCGGTGAGGGATTTGAACCCAAACTGCAATACAGCAAGCATATGGGCTGTGTCAGTTACAATCTGCACTACTTCCCCGAAGGAAAAATTTCCGCCAAAGCCATGGCGAATGCCCAGATGGCCGCGCTGCAGAAAATGGAAAGCATCGCCAGCCAGTACAAAAAACTGGGCTGGGAAGCCGCCATTGGCGCCTCCGGCACCATCAAAGCCATTCGTGAAGTGATCATCGCACAGGGTCATGCTGATGGCATCATTACCAAAGAACGACTGGAAGAGGTCGTCAAACGGGTCACAGCCTGCAAACACAGTGATGAACTGGCACTGCCGGGGCTTACGGATGACCGAAAACCCGTCTTTGCAGCCGGAGTCGCCATTCTGAGTGCCGTCTTCAGTGCACTGAAGATCGAGGGTATGGTTTTTTCTGATGGGGCATTGCGCGAAGGTCTGCTCTATGAGATGGAAGAGCGGTTTCGCCACAGTGATATCCGCAGCCGGACAGCCATCGCCATGGCCACTCAGTACAATGTGGATATTGATCAGGCCAACAGAGTCCGGGATACCGCTGAACAGATCTACCGTCAGGCAACCTCAAATGGCACCCACACCGAGCTGGCCGCTTTACTGAGCTGGGGAGCCCAGCTCCACGAAGTCGGACTCAGCATCAGTTATCCGGGCTTTCACCGCCATTCGGCCTATCTGCTGCGTCACAGCACCATGCCGGGCTTCAACCTGGAAGAGCAGACCGTTCTGGCAACTTTAGTCCGCTTTCAGCGTAAATCACTCAAACTCGACGAAATGCCCGAGCTGAGCATTTATAAACGCAAGCACCTCTACCCGATGATCCGGGCGTTACGGCTGGCCGTCGCCCTGCATGGTCAGCGGACTGACGAAGCGTTGCCTTCCATGGTTCTGACCGCGGATAAAGAAAAATGGCTGCTCAGCCTGCCCGATGGCTGGCAGACCAACAACCGCCTGCTGGCCGCCGATCTGACCAAAGAGCAGGACTACTGGCGAAAAGCCGGCTGGGAGCTTGTGATCAATCCGCTAGAGGAATTGGACTAA
- a CDS encoding PstS family phosphate ABC transporter substrate-binding protein, with product MKHRGWGLRGILSGLLCSVLIIGPAMAESQSGLLTESDTALSPYQSVRGVTGTLNSVGSDTFANLMTYWSEAFMHLYPTVHVQVQAAGSSTAPTALTEATAQLGPMSRPMKTREIAAFEHNYGYPPTAVRVAIDALAVFVHEDNPLPGLRFRQLDAVFSRTLRCGANQPVTHWGQLGLTGRWTQRDIQRFGRNSVSGTYGYFKQKALCNGDFRQDVNEQPGSASVVQSVSTSLNAIGYSGIGYRTTGIRAIPIAQGDGPFVAATKENVANGSYPLARYLYIYINKVPGKPLPKPEAEFLRFVLSQQGQQMVDKDGYVSLPPAVVARELAVLGLD from the coding sequence ATGAAACACAGAGGTTGGGGATTGAGAGGTATTCTGAGCGGGCTGTTATGCAGTGTGCTGATCATCGGGCCAGCAATGGCAGAGAGCCAGAGCGGGCTTTTAACTGAATCGGACACAGCATTGTCGCCGTATCAGAGTGTGCGAGGTGTGACGGGAACACTGAACTCAGTCGGATCGGATACTTTTGCCAATCTGATGACCTACTGGTCTGAAGCCTTTATGCATCTCTATCCGACGGTACATGTGCAGGTGCAGGCTGCGGGTTCATCAACGGCCCCGACAGCACTGACAGAAGCCACCGCTCAGCTGGGCCCGATGAGTCGTCCCATGAAGACCCGTGAAATTGCGGCGTTTGAGCATAATTACGGCTATCCGCCGACAGCAGTGCGGGTTGCAATTGATGCACTGGCGGTTTTTGTTCACGAAGACAACCCATTGCCCGGTCTCCGATTCCGGCAGCTGGATGCCGTGTTTTCCCGGACGCTGCGTTGCGGTGCTAACCAGCCTGTCACACACTGGGGTCAGCTGGGACTGACAGGCCGCTGGACTCAGCGGGATATTCAGCGGTTCGGGCGAAATTCGGTTTCCGGTACTTATGGTTACTTCAAGCAAAAAGCATTGTGTAACGGGGATTTTCGGCAGGATGTGAATGAACAGCCTGGCTCTGCTTCCGTAGTGCAGTCGGTATCGACGTCGTTAAATGCAATTGGTTATTCGGGGATTGGTTACCGGACGACAGGGATCCGGGCGATTCCGATTGCGCAGGGGGACGGGCCTTTTGTCGCTGCCACCAAGGAAAACGTGGCAAACGGCAGTTATCCGCTGGCCCGCTATCTTTATATCTATATTAATAAAGTCCCGGGCAAGCCGTTGCCAAAACCTGAAGCAGAATTTTTGCGCTTTGTGCTGTCTCAGCAGGGGCAGCAGATGGTTGATAAAGACGGTTATGTGTCGTTACCACCGGCGGTGGTGGCCAGAGAACTGGCAGTACTGGGGCTGGATTAA
- the phoR gene encoding phosphate regulon sensor histidine kinase PhoR translates to MVERLSWKKLVRELAFFYLPWVILGLIFGYMPWFLLAASWILLGWHCHHQLKMSRWLWTDRSLTPPSGSGSWEPLFNGIYRLQQRNRRRRRELATLIRRFRNGAESLPDAVVVFRSEGNIVWCTKLAQQLLGLRWPEDAGQPVSNLLRSPDFVRYLARQDFEDPLEITSPLNYDRTLELRIMRYTEGEYLMVVRDISQLKQLEGMRRNFFANVSHELRTPMTVLQGYLEMSRDPDMLIGPMWEKAHGVMTEQLTRMNSLVEQLLTLSKIEAAPHLDLEDKVDVPAMLDVLEKEAISLSGDKDQIFEFEVDEGLQVLGDADQLRSAISNLVYNAVKHTPPKCQVKVRWFLSPKGPRLEVTDTGSGIEPQHIHRLTERFYRVDKARSRETGGSGLGLAIVKHALSHHDSFLEIESVVGQGSTFSFTLPQRLTSKAA, encoded by the coding sequence ATGGTAGAACGCTTGTCCTGGAAAAAGCTGGTCAGAGAACTGGCTTTTTTTTATTTGCCCTGGGTCATCCTGGGTCTGATCTTCGGTTACATGCCCTGGTTTTTGCTAGCCGCCAGCTGGATTTTGCTGGGCTGGCATTGCCATCATCAACTGAAAATGTCCCGTTGGCTGTGGACCGATCGCAGCCTGACGCCGCCGTCCGGTTCTGGCAGCTGGGAGCCCTTATTTAACGGTATTTACCGTTTGCAGCAACGCAACCGCCGCCGCCGTCGCGAGCTGGCGACGCTGATCCGCCGTTTCCGCAATGGTGCGGAATCCCTGCCGGATGCCGTGGTGGTGTTCCGTAGTGAAGGCAATATTGTCTGGTGCACGAAACTGGCCCAGCAACTACTTGGCCTTCGCTGGCCGGAAGATGCCGGTCAGCCGGTCAGTAATTTGCTGCGTAGCCCGGATTTTGTCCGTTATCTGGCCCGTCAGGATTTTGAAGATCCGCTGGAAATCACCTCACCGCTGAACTATGACCGGACGCTGGAGCTGCGGATCATGCGCTACACCGAGGGAGAATACCTGATGGTGGTGCGGGATATTTCTCAGCTCAAGCAGCTTGAGGGAATGCGCCGCAACTTTTTTGCCAATGTGTCTCATGAACTGCGGACTCCAATGACGGTTTTGCAGGGCTATCTGGAAATGTCGCGTGACCCGGACATGCTGATTGGCCCGATGTGGGAAAAAGCCCATGGCGTGATGACAGAGCAGCTGACCCGGATGAATTCTCTGGTCGAACAATTGTTGACCTTGTCCAAAATTGAAGCCGCGCCGCATCTGGATCTGGAAGATAAGGTGGATGTCCCGGCGATGCTGGATGTGCTGGAGAAAGAAGCGATCTCACTCAGCGGCGATAAAGATCAGATCTTTGAATTTGAAGTCGACGAAGGTCTTCAGGTATTGGGGGATGCGGACCAGCTTCGCAGTGCCATCTCGAATCTGGTTTACAATGCGGTGAAACATACGCCACCGAAGTGTCAGGTGAAGGTGCGCTGGTTCCTGTCGCCGAAAGGGCCGCGGCTGGAAGTGACCGATACCGGCAGCGGGATTGAGCCTCAGCATATCCATCGGCTGACCGAGCGTTTTTACCGGGTCGACAAAGCCCGCTCCCGGGAAACCGGCGGCAGTGGTCTGGGGCTGGCGATCGTGAAGCACGCACTCAGCCATCATGATTCTTTCCTGGAAATTGAAAGTGTGGTCGGGCAGGGCAGTACCTTTTCCTTTACCCTGCCGCAACGGCTGACATCGAAAGCGGCCTGA
- the phoB gene encoding phosphate regulon transcriptional regulator PhoB, protein MVRRILVVEDEAPIREMLCFVLEQKGYQAIEAEDYDSALEKICEPFPELILLDWMLPGGSGINLIKHLKRDEVTRNIPVVMLTARGEEEDKVRGLEVGADDYITKPFSPKELMARLKAVMRRVSPTSLDEVIDVQGLKLDPVSHRVTSNEAPLEMGPTEFKMLHFFMTHQERVYSREQLLNNVWGTNVYVEDRTVDVHIRRLRKALESGGHDKMVQTVRGAGYRFSTRV, encoded by the coding sequence ATGGTTAGACGGATTCTTGTGGTAGAGGATGAAGCACCAATCCGCGAAATGCTGTGCTTTGTGCTGGAACAAAAAGGCTACCAGGCCATTGAAGCTGAAGATTATGACTCCGCGCTGGAAAAGATCTGTGAACCTTTTCCTGAGCTGATCCTGCTTGACTGGATGCTGCCGGGTGGTTCAGGGATCAATTTGATCAAACACCTCAAACGCGATGAAGTCACCCGCAATATTCCTGTGGTGATGCTGACGGCACGTGGCGAAGAAGAAGACAAAGTCCGTGGACTGGAAGTCGGTGCGGATGATTACATCACCAAACCTTTCTCTCCGAAAGAACTGATGGCACGCCTGAAAGCGGTGATGCGTCGTGTCTCCCCAACCTCGCTGGATGAGGTCATTGATGTTCAGGGACTGAAACTGGATCCGGTTTCACACCGTGTTACTTCCAATGAAGCGCCGCTGGAAATGGGGCCGACTGAATTCAAGATGCTGCATTTCTTCATGACGCATCAGGAACGTGTTTACAGCCGTGAGCAGTTACTGAACAACGTCTGGGGCACCAATGTGTATGTGGAAGACCGGACGGTTGACGTGCATATCCGCCGCTTACGTAAAGCGCTGGAATCCGGCGGTCACGATAAAATGGTTCAGACGGTCCGTGGTGCCGGCTACCGTTTTTCCACCAGGGTTTAA
- a CDS encoding AAA family ATPase, with amino-acid sequence MKILALRGENLASLQTQFEIDFANGRLGEAGLFAITGKTGAGKSTLLDAICLALYDRMPRLQSNKKNDAEIGRGEDSNRIKANDVRSILSRGKAEAFAEVDFQANDGTRWRARWQVRRARGNAEGRVQAAEQWLENLDSGQRFAGKKQEVQTEIERLIGLTFDQFRRAVMLPQGEFAAFLKAGADERAALLEKMTGGEIYARLSVAAFEKARDEKLKLAQLQEKLGDIALLTEEEKQALNEEISGLKSQLAACDSRLAEFGQHQQALQTEAALQERITQSVQTLTEAKTQCEQAAPRNLYLEQLEKAQPARADFTLLNQSGQLTERLKQSLTTAQQDLEMHQQQRQQADAAVQQSQQSLAQVQQAWQQLEPSLKQAQILDQKKEGLELQHQSLAQEIQLLQQQRTQEDREYQNKLAEQQALQSRSQQLSVRLEQNQKLAAVSEQFQPVQDNLKQYLSAHRALSRFRKESQQALQDQQAFRLQESKFKQNIEQLLTQKQQFIQQLNELDLTALETAQEASQREHRLSQQRLDGLRQLMAQAQEWSALLERAGRLSQEQQELNQAHQSAGKRLQELAPEMTQLAARLEESEHQFQQNQAVLQLTDYRTLLRPGEPCPLCGGADHPYAEQHPVVESLLEQQHQRRQTLTKQYQALEGERHHLEQLLPQHAQRLAVMRDELASIQAVSGTISAQVCSLAQSLEITLSADIKVAALREQMQAWQHEAEQLHPALNHLQQQYEAGQNRLKQGRTIEQHLQQLTQAESRLSHDLHLLAQEEAGRQARLASLEEQQQEQHAVRSQRAEALNQQFGSDVWLTELRELGEEQYKQNLNQQVEDYRQWQQTLQSTDRQLHELVPVLTQGQTQIQNLQKQLAETEQKQAELSRQIQQLWQERQALVGDQPLAPLEAQHKALIEKARQAVASCELQQRQAGEAYAASQSALKSVRQQLSDAETEHGKVIQLWQSWHQKLGMAESELVALLSRDEDWVTQEKSALRILEQTLAAAQTRLSEREQALKEHVPNAETARAWFQAQEISLASEHQQACKAQWQAEKGTLEEQYFSLRQRLAQAGQAEQQAGDLTRQLQQQQQHTELWLEMSELIGSSNGSKFRTLAQGLTLQQLVLLANEHLGDLAPRYALQPVPGSPLALQVIDHDMGDEVRSVESLSGGESFLVSLALALALASLAADTRQLGSLFIDEGFGTLDPDSLEMALACLDALQADGRQIGVISHVGTLVERIGVQVAVEAMGGGRSRISVQG; translated from the coding sequence ATGAAAATTCTGGCGTTGAGAGGCGAGAATCTTGCCAGCCTGCAAACACAGTTTGAGATTGATTTTGCCAACGGGCGGCTGGGTGAAGCAGGTCTGTTTGCCATTACCGGAAAAACCGGAGCGGGGAAGTCAACCCTGCTGGATGCCATCTGTCTGGCACTGTATGACCGGATGCCGCGGTTACAGTCGAACAAAAAGAATGATGCTGAAATTGGTCGCGGTGAAGACAGCAATCGGATCAAAGCCAATGATGTGCGCAGCATTTTGTCGCGCGGGAAAGCAGAGGCGTTTGCTGAGGTTGATTTTCAGGCAAATGACGGCACCCGCTGGCGCGCCCGCTGGCAGGTTCGCCGGGCCCGAGGCAATGCCGAAGGCCGGGTGCAGGCGGCGGAGCAGTGGCTGGAGAATCTGGACAGCGGTCAGCGCTTTGCCGGGAAAAAGCAGGAAGTACAGACTGAAATTGAACGGCTGATTGGCCTGACCTTTGATCAGTTCCGCCGTGCAGTCATGCTGCCGCAGGGGGAGTTTGCTGCTTTCCTCAAAGCCGGTGCCGACGAGCGGGCAGCGCTGCTGGAGAAAATGACCGGCGGTGAAATCTATGCCCGTCTGTCGGTTGCTGCGTTTGAAAAAGCCCGGGATGAAAAGCTGAAACTGGCTCAGTTACAGGAGAAACTGGGCGATATCGCGCTGCTGACTGAGGAAGAAAAACAGGCGCTGAATGAAGAGATTTCAGGCCTGAAATCTCAGCTGGCGGCCTGTGACAGCCGACTGGCTGAATTCGGACAACATCAGCAGGCCCTACAGACCGAAGCTGCGTTGCAGGAACGGATAACACAGAGTGTGCAGACGCTGACTGAGGCAAAAACGCAGTGCGAACAGGCCGCGCCAAGGAATCTGTACCTTGAGCAGCTTGAAAAGGCTCAGCCTGCGCGCGCAGATTTTACTTTGCTGAATCAGTCCGGGCAGCTCACTGAGCGTCTGAAGCAGTCGCTCACAACCGCGCAACAGGATCTGGAAATGCATCAGCAGCAGCGGCAACAGGCCGATGCGGCAGTGCAGCAGTCGCAACAGTCTCTGGCTCAGGTGCAGCAAGCGTGGCAGCAACTGGAGCCCAGTCTGAAGCAGGCACAAATCCTTGACCAAAAAAAGGAAGGCCTGGAACTTCAGCACCAGTCGCTGGCTCAGGAAATTCAGTTGTTGCAGCAGCAACGAACGCAGGAAGATCGTGAGTATCAGAACAAGCTGGCTGAACAGCAAGCGCTTCAGAGTCGTAGTCAGCAGTTGTCCGTCAGGCTCGAACAGAACCAGAAACTGGCAGCCGTTTCCGAGCAGTTTCAGCCTGTTCAGGACAACCTGAAACAGTACCTGAGCGCTCATCGCGCACTAAGCCGGTTCAGAAAAGAGAGTCAGCAAGCGCTGCAGGACCAGCAGGCATTCAGGCTTCAGGAAAGTAAATTCAAGCAAAACATTGAGCAGTTGCTTACACAAAAGCAGCAGTTCATTCAGCAATTGAACGAGCTGGATTTGACTGCACTGGAAACGGCGCAGGAAGCAAGTCAGCGGGAACATCGTCTGAGTCAGCAGCGACTGGACGGGCTGCGGCAGTTGATGGCGCAGGCACAGGAATGGAGTGCCCTGCTGGAGCGAGCCGGACGGCTGTCACAGGAACAGCAGGAGCTGAATCAGGCACATCAGAGTGCCGGGAAACGCTTGCAGGAGCTCGCTCCGGAAATGACTCAGCTCGCCGCGCGTCTTGAAGAATCAGAGCATCAGTTCCAGCAAAATCAGGCCGTACTGCAGCTGACGGATTACCGTACTTTGCTCAGACCGGGCGAGCCTTGCCCGCTCTGCGGCGGGGCGGATCACCCTTATGCAGAGCAGCATCCGGTCGTTGAAAGTCTGCTGGAGCAGCAGCATCAACGCCGCCAGACGCTGACAAAGCAGTATCAGGCCCTGGAAGGTGAACGCCATCACCTTGAGCAGCTGTTGCCGCAGCATGCACAGCGTTTAGCCGTGATGCGTGATGAACTGGCCAGTATCCAGGCGGTGTCGGGCACAATTTCAGCACAGGTTTGTTCTCTGGCACAGTCACTGGAGATTACGCTTTCCGCTGACATTAAGGTTGCTGCTTTACGGGAGCAGATGCAGGCATGGCAGCATGAGGCTGAGCAGTTACATCCGGCGCTGAATCATCTTCAGCAGCAGTATGAAGCGGGCCAGAATCGCCTGAAACAGGGACGTACAATCGAGCAGCACCTTCAGCAACTGACACAGGCTGAATCCCGTCTGTCCCATGATTTACATCTGCTCGCTCAGGAGGAAGCCGGCCGGCAGGCAAGGCTGGCTTCACTCGAAGAACAGCAGCAGGAACAACACGCGGTACGCAGCCAGAGAGCCGAGGCGCTGAACCAGCAGTTTGGCAGTGACGTATGGCTGACAGAGTTGCGAGAGCTCGGCGAAGAACAATATAAACAGAATTTGAATCAGCAGGTTGAAGATTACCGGCAATGGCAGCAGACGCTGCAAAGCACGGACAGGCAACTGCATGAACTTGTCCCTGTGCTGACGCAGGGGCAAACACAAATTCAGAACCTGCAAAAACAACTGGCTGAGACAGAGCAGAAACAGGCAGAGCTGTCCCGTCAGATCCAGCAGTTGTGGCAGGAACGCCAGGCGCTGGTCGGTGATCAGCCTCTGGCGCCACTGGAAGCGCAACATAAGGCTCTGATTGAAAAGGCCCGTCAGGCAGTGGCTTCCTGTGAACTGCAGCAGCGACAAGCTGGGGAGGCGTATGCCGCATCCCAGTCGGCGTTGAAGAGTGTCCGGCAGCAACTGAGTGATGCGGAGACCGAACATGGCAAAGTAATTCAGTTATGGCAAAGCTGGCATCAGAAGTTGGGGATGGCGGAAAGTGAGCTGGTGGCGTTGCTCAGCCGGGATGAAGACTGGGTCACCCAGGAAAAATCGGCTCTGCGCATTCTGGAACAGACGCTGGCAGCGGCTCAGACCCGGCTGTCAGAGCGGGAGCAGGCGCTGAAAGAGCATGTGCCGAATGCAGAAACCGCCAGAGCCTGGTTCCAGGCGCAGGAGATTTCACTGGCATCGGAACATCAGCAAGCATGTAAAGCGCAGTGGCAGGCTGAGAAGGGGACGCTTGAAGAGCAGTATTTCAGTCTGCGTCAGCGACTGGCTCAGGCCGGACAGGCAGAGCAACAGGCCGGAGACCTGACCCGGCAGTTACAGCAGCAACAGCAGCATACCGAGTTGTGGCTGGAAATGAGCGAGCTGATCGGTTCGTCGAACGGAAGTAAATTCCGCACGCTGGCACAGGGACTGACGCTGCAGCAACTGGTCCTGCTGGCCAATGAGCACCTTGGGGATCTGGCACCGCGCTATGCGCTGCAACCGGTTCCGGGCAGTCCGCTGGCGCTGCAGGTGATCGACCATGACATGGGTGATGAAGTCCGCAGCGTCGAGTCGCTGTCCGGCGGTGAGAGTTTCCTGGTCTCGCTGGCTCTGGCGCTGGCGCTGGCCTCACTGGCTGCGGATACACGCCAGCTGGGGTCACTCTTTATTGATGAAGGCTTCGGCACGCTGGATCCGGACAGTCTGGAAATGGCGCTGGCCTGTCTCGATGCGCTGCAGGCAGATGGCCGCCAGATTGGCGTTATTTCTCACGTGGGCACCCTGGTGGAGCGGATTGGAGTGCAGGTGGCCGTGGAAGCCATGGGCGGCGGACGCAGCCGGATCAGTGTTCAGGGCTGA